A segment of the Myxococcus guangdongensis genome:
GGGCTCCACCTTCAGCGTGGAGGTCATCCTGCGCGAAGGCGAGGAGGTGGCCACCCGCTCCTCGCCGGAGCTGGACGCCTCGCTGGGACAGCGGCTGCCCCTGCGCATCCTCCTGGTGGAGGACAACCCCATCAACCAGAAGGTCGGCCTGCGCCTGTTCAAGAAGCTCGGCTACGACGCGGACGTGGCGGGCAACGGCGTGGAGTCGCTGGGCGCCCTGGAGCGCGAGCGCTACGACGTCGTCTTCATGGACGTGCACATGCCGCAGATGGATGGCCTGGAGGCCACGCGCCGCATCCGCGCGGACGCCCCACGGTATGGCAGCCCCCGCATCATCGCGATGACCGCGAGCGTCATCCAGGGTGACAAGGATTTGTGTCTCCAGGCGGGGATGAACGACTTCGTGACCAAGCCGGTGGACGCCACCCTGCTGATGGCGGCGCTGGAGAACGCGGCGCAGCTGCCCGACCTCCCGCCCGGGTCGCCGGCCGCGCCGCCCGAGGCGCCCGGGTTCGATGCCTCGGCGCTCGAGAAGCTGGAGCTGCTGACCGGCCCGGACCGCGGCGAGCTGGCCACGCTGGTGCGCGACTTCCTGCGCAACGCCGACAAGCACCTGGCCTCGCTCCGACAGGCCCTGGAGGCCTCCGACACGGCGGCGCTCACCCGCCACGCGCACAGCCTGCGCTCCAGCGCGGCCCTGTTCGGCGCGGCCCGGCTGTCGCGCCGGTGCGAGGAGCTGGAGACCCGCGCTCCGCACGAACCGCTGGAGCCGCTGCGAGACCTGGTGGACCTGGCGCAGAGGGACTTCGACGAGGCCCGTCAGGCGTTGGAGACCGCCGTGCCAGAGGTCCTCGCGGGCCCGGACACCCCTCCGTCGGGCGCCTGACGCGGCGTCAGCGCGGCGCTTCGTCAGGCGGGGCCAGGTCGTCCAGCCGCGCGTCCGGCGTCTCCACGATGCGCCCCAGCAGGTGACGGAACGTCCGGGACAGCCGCTCCACCTCGGCGGGCTGGAACACGGCGCAGGCGTACTCGAAGGCGCCGCGCAGCCCCGCCAGGTCCTCGCGCAGCAGCAGCGTCAGCGCGTGGCGGGCGAGCCCCGGCACGGACGCGTCCGGCGTGTCCGACAGCAGCGTGCAGTACAGGCCGGGGATGGACAGGTCGACGCCCGTCGCGCTCTCGAACACGCACGCGGCCTGCAGCCCGTGAGGGAGGCTCGCGGCCACCTCGTCGAAGGGGAGCTCCTGGTGCCCCAGGTCCTCCGTGGTGCGCAGGCGGTGGCGCCGGAGCAGCTCGCGGAAGGAGGGGTTGCCCGTCAAGTCGCAGCGCAGCGCCACGGTGTTGGAGAGCAGGCCCACCACGTCCCGCAGCTCGCGGCGTCCCCGGTTGGCCACCACCGTCCCCACGAGCACGTCCTCCTGGCCGGACACCTGACGCAAGAGCGCGGCGAACACCGCGGACAGGGCGGTGAACAGCGTGGCGCCCTCCGTGCTCGCCAGCGACTTCCAGGCGGCCGTCAGCGCCACGGGCACCTCGAAGCGCACCAGCCCGCCCTGCCCTCGCGCGTCCTCCTCGCGCGCCCCTCGCGACGTCAGCGACAGTGCCGGGGCGCCCTCCAGTCGCGCGCGCCAGTACTCACGTTGCTGGTGGGCCGCTTCACTCGTCGACCAGCGGTGCTGCCAGCGCGCCACGTCCACGGGCTGACGCTCGGGAGGCGCCAGCGGCGAGGGCACCCCCGCCTGGAAGACGCGGTACAGCGAGGCCAGCTCCCGGCTGAAGACGCCGAGCGACGGGCCATCCGTGATGAGCTGATGCTGCGTCACCAGCAGGACATGGGTCTGCTCGGCCAGGACGAGCAGCGCGGCGCGAATCAGTGGCCCGGACGCCACGTCGAAGGGCGCGCGCGCCTGGGCGTCGTTCATCGCGCGGAACGAGGAGGAGCCCAGCGCCTCTTCCGGCGCGGCCCCGCCTCCACCCCGCAGGTCGATGACCGGCAGCTCCAGCCGCGACACCGGCGAGACGACTTGGGTCAGCGCGCCGTCGCCCTCGTGGAATGTCGTCCGGAGGGACTCGTGCCGACGCACCAGCTCCTGGAGGCCGAGCTTCAGCGAGTCGACATCCAGCGGGCCGTCGAACCGCAGCCCGAAGTGGACGTGGAAGCGCGGGCTGTCGGGCACAGGACGCATCAGCCGCCACAGCCGCCGCTGCCCCGAGGACGCCAGCGCGGTGTCCGACGCCAGGGCTCCCGCCAGCTCATTCGCCTCGCTCACCGGCGACAGGTTGAACAGCGTGTCGGGTGAAGCCAGCGCGCGCGCCAGCGACTCGATGGTGCGCTGCTCCCAGAGGAACGACAGGGTGAGGGGCAGCCCCAGCCATTGCTCCAAGTCGTGGGTGAGCCGCATCGCGCCCATCGAGTCGAGGCCCTGCTCCACCAGGGGGCGCCGGGTGTCGATGGAGGCGGTGGGCATCTGCCAATGCAAGGCGAGCCACTCCACCACCCAACCCTCGATGGTCACATTGTGAGCAGGCAGCCGTGACTCGGACAGCCCCGGCCGGGACGGGCGCTCCCAGGACACCTCTCGGTCATCGACTCGGAGCTTCACCACGTCCTTCTCGTCGCGCACGCACGGCCACCAAGGCTGAGGTGGATGCGTGGAGGGGCGACGTCAAGGAGCGCTTCCAAGAGTCTGTCATCCGGTCGTGCAAGAGCAGACGCGGCGCCCCCGAGAGCGCGCCCCCAGGGCAGGGTTGCTGTCGCCTGGTCACCGCGCGCGTGAGGGTTTACGAGCGCGCACTCCGGCCAGCAGCAGCTCCAGGCCGAACGTGAAGCGCGCGTCGAAGTCGGGGTCCACCAGCGCCTCCACCGCCCGGGCCACATGGGGGAAGCGCGAGGTGGCCAGGGCCCGCATCTGCTCCGCCACCGGGGGCGCCTGGGCGTCGCGCGCGCCCAAGGACTGCTCCTCGAGGGTGAACCCGAGGACGTCGTCGAGCAGCGTGAAGGTCGTCCAACCCGCGCGGCAACGCCGTCGTCGTGCCCCTGGGCCACGGCCAGTACCGCGCCATCGTCACCGACGCCCAGCGCGAGCACACCTCCTCGCGCGAGCCGCTGTCCTTGGAGGAGCTGCGTGAGAGCCTCACGCGCGTGGCGGGCTCCGACTTCGGCATGAAGGAGCCCCGGTGGTTGTCGCGCTTCGGCGACGAGACGCGGCTGGCGGAGCACTACCGGCGAGGCCGCGTGCGGCTCGCCGGAGACGCGGCGCACATGCACGACCCCGCCGGTGGACAGGGGCTCAACGTGGGCCTGCAGGACGCGATGAACCTGGGCTGGAAGCTCGCCGTCGTGCTGCGTGAGGGCGCCCCGCCCGCGCTGCTGGACAGCTAC
Coding sequences within it:
- a CDS encoding condensation domain-containing protein, producing MRDEKDVVKLRVDDREVSWERPSRPGLSESRLPAHNVTIEGWVVEWLALHWQMPTASIDTRRPLVEQGLDSMGAMRLTHDLEQWLGLPLTLSFLWEQRTIESLARALASPDTLFNLSPVSEANELAGALASDTALASSGQRRLWRLMRPVPDSPRFHVHFGLRFDGPLDVDSLKLGLQELVRRHESLRTTFHEGDGALTQVVSPVSRLELPVIDLRGGGGAAPEEALGSSSFRAMNDAQARAPFDVASGPLIRAALLVLAEQTHVLLVTQHQLITDGPSLGVFSRELASLYRVFQAGVPSPLAPPERQPVDVARWQHRWSTSEAAHQQREYWRARLEGAPALSLTSRGAREEDARGQGGLVRFEVPVALTAAWKSLASTEGATLFTALSAVFAALLRQVSGQEDVLVGTVVANRGRRELRDVVGLLSNTVALRCDLTGNPSFRELLRRHRLRTTEDLGHQELPFDEVAASLPHGLQAACVFESATGVDLSIPGLYCTLLSDTPDASVPGLARHALTLLLREDLAGLRGAFEYACAVFQPAEVERLSRTFRHLLGRIVETPDARLDDLAPPDEAPR
- a CDS encoding TetR/AcrR family transcriptional regulator C-terminal domain-containing protein, encoding MLDDVLGFTLEEQSLGARDAQAPPVAEQMRALATSRFPHVARAVEALVDPDFDARFTFGLELLLAGVRARKPSRAR